A genomic segment from Aulosira sp. FACHB-615 encodes:
- a CDS encoding hybrid sensor histidine kinase/response regulator, with product MKHFGIQHSSKLPLRLILVVPFVLQIFAAVSLVGYLSFRNGQKAVNNLADQLTTKVNGLVEQHLNTYLATPHQVNQINLAAVNLGILNLQDYQLASRYFWKQMRVFKIGYISFANPKGEFIGVERLDNGGLLINEVSEKNGLGKLYVYTTDNQGNRDQLTAIKDYDPRVEAWYADAVKMGRPVWSQIYQWEDKPEIFSISSSYPLYDDSKKIVGVLSVDLLLRQISDFLKDLKFGKQGKVFLLERSGLMVASSTNEAPYNVIDGKAHRLSVFNSKNLLIKGIADYLQQEFGSFQQIQNPQQFTLKLHGERQFVKVTPWQDKLGLDWLVIVIVPETDFMAEIDANNKTTILLCVGALLVATVLGIYTARWITQPILDLTQASSAIASGNLDQTVEISGVKEISILAQSFNKMAGQLNDFFMALENTNQELEERVESRTKELKTAKEAADTANQAKSEFIANISHELRTPLNGILGYAQILQRDSTASPTQQNAIQTIYHCGSHLLMLINDILDIAKIESKKLELYPHTFKFHDFILGVYDICRIKAEQKNLRFSYHISDLIPSVINADEKRLRQVLLNLLGNAIKFTDNGAVKFSVEVIETDVLTTDYPCSTIRFQVEDTGVGISLEELQKIFLPFEQVGDSYQKSEGTGLGLAISCQIVEMMGSQIQVASHYGQGSKFWFDLDLPKVKDCVSSAVPHLDKGSNHIIRYKGNQKTILVVDDVADNRAVIVNLLKPLGFCVIEALNGKEGITQAQEYQPDLIITDLEMPIMDGVQMTQNLRSQPNFAEIVIIASSASVFTLNRIQSSEAGCNDFLPKPVQAEELFAQLKFYLNLDWIYADSQPSVEIIHSVKEEIIFPPASELVNLYQAAKAGYVMGIQEEINRIQNLDHKYAIFTNKILKLIEDFEDEAIVEMLKPYLN from the coding sequence ATGAAGCATTTTGGTATTCAGCATTCATCAAAGTTGCCTTTACGACTGATTTTAGTTGTACCCTTTGTACTGCAAATTTTTGCCGCAGTTAGTTTAGTAGGTTATTTATCATTTAGAAACGGTCAAAAAGCAGTTAATAACCTTGCAGATCAATTGACTACCAAAGTGAATGGACTGGTAGAACAGCATCTAAATACATATCTAGCGACTCCGCATCAGGTGAATCAAATTAATTTAGCAGCCGTCAACTTAGGAATATTAAACCTCCAAGACTATCAGTTAGCAAGTCGCTATTTCTGGAAACAAATGCGAGTGTTTAAAATTGGCTATATTAGCTTTGCTAATCCTAAAGGTGAATTTATTGGGGTTGAACGTTTAGATAATGGTGGACTGTTAATTAATGAAGTTTCTGAGAAAAATGGTCTAGGTAAACTTTACGTTTATACCACAGATAATCAAGGCAATCGTGATCAATTAACAGCAATCAAAGATTATGATCCGCGTGTAGAAGCTTGGTATGCTGATGCAGTCAAAATGGGTAGACCAGTGTGGAGTCAGATTTATCAATGGGAAGATAAACCAGAAATTTTTTCTATATCTTCTAGTTATCCGCTATATGATGACTCTAAGAAGATTGTGGGTGTATTGAGTGTAGATTTATTGCTAAGGCAAATTAGCGATTTTTTAAAAGATTTAAAATTTGGTAAACAAGGAAAAGTATTTCTTTTAGAAAGGTCTGGACTAATGGTGGCTTCTTCGACAAATGAAGCACCATATAATGTAATTGATGGTAAGGCACATAGACTATCAGTATTTAATAGTAAAAATCTTTTAATCAAAGGTATAGCAGATTATTTACAGCAAGAGTTTGGTAGTTTTCAACAAATTCAGAATCCACAACAATTTACATTAAAACTTCACGGTGAACGACAATTTGTGAAGGTCACACCTTGGCAAGATAAATTAGGATTAGATTGGCTAGTAATTGTGATTGTACCTGAAACTGACTTCATGGCAGAGATAGATGCTAACAATAAGACGACTATTTTGCTTTGTGTAGGTGCGTTGCTTGTCGCTACAGTTTTGGGGATATATACAGCCCGTTGGATTACCCAACCTATTTTAGATTTAACACAAGCGAGTAGTGCGATCGCCTCTGGGAATCTTGACCAAACAGTTGAAATATCCGGTGTCAAAGAAATCAGTATTTTGGCTCAATCATTTAATAAAATGGCAGGACAATTAAATGATTTTTTTATGGCTTTAGAAAATACTAATCAAGAACTAGAAGAACGTGTTGAATCAAGAACCAAAGAATTAAAAACTGCCAAAGAAGCTGCTGACACTGCCAACCAAGCAAAAAGCGAATTTATTGCCAACATCAGTCATGAACTTCGCACACCATTGAATGGCATTCTTGGTTATGCACAAATTCTTCAACGAGATAGCACAGCCAGCCCTACACAACAAAATGCTATTCAAACTATTTATCACTGCGGTTCTCATTTATTAATGTTAATTAATGATATTTTAGATATTGCCAAAATTGAATCAAAAAAATTAGAGTTATATCCTCATACATTTAAGTTTCATGATTTTATTTTGGGTGTATACGATATCTGCCGTATTAAAGCCGAGCAGAAAAATCTTCGTTTTAGCTATCACATTAGTGATTTAATCCCCAGTGTGATTAATGCTGATGAAAAACGTTTACGCCAAGTCTTACTAAACTTATTAGGAAATGCCATCAAGTTTACAGATAATGGTGCAGTCAAGTTTAGTGTAGAAGTAATTGAAACTGATGTACTGACCACAGATTATCCATGTAGCACAATCAGATTTCAAGTTGAAGATACGGGAGTTGGCATATCCTTAGAAGAATTACAGAAAATTTTCCTACCTTTTGAACAGGTAGGAGATAGTTATCAAAAGTCGGAAGGAACAGGCTTGGGTTTGGCTATTAGCTGTCAAATTGTAGAAATGATGGGGAGCCAAATTCAAGTAGCAAGCCACTATGGTCAAGGTAGCAAATTTTGGTTTGATCTAGATTTACCAAAAGTTAAAGATTGTGTATCATCTGCGGTTCCCCATCTTGACAAAGGTAGCAATCACATCATTAGATACAAAGGAAATCAAAAAACAATTTTGGTGGTAGATGATGTTGCCGATAATCGGGCTGTGATTGTAAATTTACTCAAACCCCTGGGATTTTGTGTAATTGAAGCTCTGAATGGTAAGGAAGGTATTACTCAAGCACAAGAGTATCAACCAGATTTAATTATTACTGACTTAGAAATGCCCATAATGGATGGGGTACAAATGACACAAAATCTACGTAGTCAACCAAACTTTGCAGAAATAGTGATTATTGCATCTTCTGCGAGTGTATTTACTTTAAATCGCATCCAAAGTTCAGAAGCTGGCTGTAATGATTTTTTGCCTAAGCCTGTACAAGCTGAGGAACTATTCGCTCAACTGAAGTTTTATTTAAATTTAGATTGGATTTATGCAGATAGCCAGCCATCTGTTGAGATTATTCACAGTGTAAAGGAGGAAATAATTTTTCCGCCTGCAAGCGAATTAGTGAATTTATATCAAGCCGCCAAAGCTGGTTATGTGATGGGGATTCAAGAAGAGATAAATCGGATTCAAAACTTAGATCATAAATATGCAATCTTTACTAATAAAATTTTAAAATTAATTGAAGATTTTGAGGATGAAGCTATTGTGGAAATGCTAAAACCATACTTAAATTAA
- a CDS encoding response regulator, protein MLNLQENSLILIVDDTITNLEIISDALTNAGFSVTTARNGEKALQQIQDKLPDLILLDVMMPGIDGLETCRKLKTDPLTQDIPVIFMTGISDTETKVKGLSLGAVDYITKPCQKEEVLARIKTHLQLRYLTKTLEQRVAERTAELSQALKDLQAYQLQLIQKEKMSALGQLVTGIAHEINNPVSCIHGNLAHTTNYFNNLMKIIDLYQQNYPEPVAAIQAEIAETDLDYMRSDLPNLITSMKEGVQRIRNISTSLRNFSRSDQDRKVFCNIHNGIDSTIMILKHRLKASKIRPEIEVMKNYGSLPSVTCFSGQLNQVFMNILTNAIDALEESNIGRSYSEIEQQPNRIWITTSVSEDKQSVLIRIKDNGVGMSAEIQQKIFEHLFTTKAVGQGTGLGLSIAHQIIVEKHQGKLDVYSVLGKGSEFTITIPIH, encoded by the coding sequence ATGCTGAACTTACAAGAAAATAGTTTAATTTTAATTGTAGATGATACTATCACAAATCTAGAAATTATCTCTGACGCATTAACCAATGCGGGATTTAGTGTGACTACAGCGAGAAATGGCGAAAAGGCACTTCAGCAAATTCAAGATAAATTACCAGATTTAATTTTACTAGATGTCATGATGCCTGGAATCGATGGCTTGGAAACTTGTCGAAAATTAAAGACAGACCCCTTAACACAAGATATTCCAGTAATTTTTATGACGGGAATTTCGGATACAGAAACTAAGGTCAAAGGACTAAGTTTAGGAGCTGTTGATTATATTACTAAACCCTGTCAAAAAGAAGAAGTATTAGCAAGAATTAAAACCCACTTACAACTGCGTTATTTAACTAAAACTTTAGAACAAAGAGTCGCCGAAAGAACTGCCGAACTATCCCAAGCCTTAAAAGATTTACAAGCATATCAACTGCAATTAATTCAGAAAGAGAAAATGTCTGCTTTAGGTCAGTTAGTCACGGGTATTGCTCACGAAATTAATAATCCTGTGAGTTGTATTCATGGCAATCTGGCTCATACTACAAATTATTTTAATAACTTGATGAAGATAATTGACCTTTATCAGCAAAACTATCCTGAACCTGTAGCTGCTATTCAAGCCGAAATTGCAGAAACAGATTTAGACTATATGCGCTCTGACCTACCTAACTTAATTACTTCGATGAAAGAGGGAGTTCAGCGCATTCGCAACATCAGTACTAGTCTGCGGAATTTTTCGCGCTCTGATCAAGACCGGAAAGTTTTCTGCAATATTCATAATGGTATAGACAGTACAATTATGATTCTCAAACACCGCTTGAAAGCTTCCAAAATCCGCCCCGAAATCGAAGTGATGAAAAATTATGGAAGTTTACCTTCTGTGACTTGCTTTAGCGGTCAGTTAAATCAGGTATTTATGAATATTTTAACCAATGCCATTGATGCTTTAGAAGAGTCGAATATAGGGCGGAGTTATAGTGAAATTGAGCAGCAGCCGAATCGGATTTGGATTACAACTTCTGTGAGTGAAGATAAACAAAGTGTTTTGATTCGGATTAAAGATAATGGTGTGGGAATGTCGGCGGAGATTCAGCAAAAAATCTTTGAGCATTTATTTACGACTAAAGCAGTTGGGCAAGGAACAGGTTTAGGATTATCAATTGCCCATCAAATTATTGTCGAAAAGCATCAAGGTAAATTGGATGTATATTCTGTACTAGGGAAGGGTTCAGAATTTACAATTACTATTCCAATTCATTAG
- a CDS encoding response regulator: protein MNNIPNNSILVVDDVPINIKILLEILTQAGYRVSVAKNGKSALEKVEEAIPNLILLDVMMPGMDGFETCRILKANPKTKDIPIIFMTALSEPVNKIKGLQLGAVDYITKPIEHEEVLARINVHLELRRTQLRLAQEEKMSALGQLVAGIAHEINNPVNFICGNLIHAERYIDDLLKLLELYEKNPNSATPEIKTFSKKIEIDFLRQDLPQLLSSMKKGSERVEQIVRSLRLFSRLDDTEYQLFDLHEGIDSTLVILSSRIKATTARPAIEVVKEYGDLPLVECYAGKINQVLMNLLANAIDAIDEAIEKQESNASEPTPTIWISTKVSSDRKSVLIEIADNGVGMSVDVQQRMFEQFFTTKPLGKGTGLGLAIAREIIVEKHGGSLEVDASPGEGAKFAIAIPIYQGSF from the coding sequence ATGAATAATATTCCTAATAATTCGATTCTCGTTGTTGATGATGTTCCAATTAATATCAAAATTTTATTGGAAATATTAACTCAAGCAGGCTACAGAGTTTCTGTGGCGAAAAATGGGAAAAGTGCTTTAGAAAAAGTAGAAGAAGCAATACCGAATTTAATTTTGTTGGATGTGATGATGCCGGGTATGGATGGGTTTGAAACTTGTCGGATTTTAAAAGCCAACCCAAAAACAAAAGATATCCCGATTATATTTATGACGGCATTATCAGAACCTGTGAATAAAATCAAGGGCTTACAGTTGGGTGCAGTAGATTATATTACTAAACCAATTGAACATGAAGAAGTATTGGCAAGAATTAATGTTCATTTAGAACTGCGGCGAACGCAATTAAGGTTAGCGCAAGAAGAGAAAATGTCGGCTTTGGGACAATTAGTAGCTGGGATTGCTCATGAGATTAATAATCCAGTTAATTTTATTTGTGGTAATTTAATTCACGCTGAAAGATATATTGATGATTTATTGAAATTACTAGAATTGTATGAAAAAAATCCCAATAGTGCGACTCCAGAAATTAAAACTTTCTCGAAAAAAATAGAAATAGATTTTCTCAGGCAAGACTTACCGCAACTTTTATCTTCGATGAAGAAGGGGTCGGAACGTGTGGAACAAATTGTGCGATCGCTCCGGTTATTTTCTCGACTAGACGACACAGAATATCAGCTGTTTGACTTGCACGAAGGTATTGATAGCACTTTAGTCATTTTAAGCAGCCGGATTAAAGCTACCACCGCACGTCCAGCGATTGAGGTGGTGAAGGAATACGGTGATTTACCTTTAGTAGAATGCTATGCAGGCAAAATCAACCAAGTTTTGATGAATTTGTTAGCAAATGCCATTGATGCAATTGATGAGGCGATCGAAAAGCAAGAATCAAATGCAAGTGAGCCAACTCCAACGATTTGGATCAGCACAAAAGTTAGTAGTGATCGAAAATCTGTGTTGATTGAGATTGCTGATAATGGCGTTGGAATGTCTGTAGATGTGCAGCAGAGAATGTTTGAGCAATTTTTTACTACCAAGCCTCTAGGTAAAGGGACTGGTTTGGGGTTAGCGATCGCGCGGGAAATTATTGTGGAAAAACACGGAGGCTCTTTAGAAGTTGATGCTTCACCAGGAGAAGGCGCTAAGTTTGCGATCGCCATTCCTATTTACCAAGGAAGTTTCTGA